A section of the Salminus brasiliensis chromosome 10, fSalBra1.hap2, whole genome shotgun sequence genome encodes:
- the add3b gene encoding adducin 3 (gamma) b isoform X1, with protein MSVSRANSHVLPPRSLDLKHNYNSDELHYPQFSTKPPDLRQEINMMEQRKRVTHTLQSPMFKDELECLVREQSVKGSGIFTINHIADLILNNTLTHTSAYSSNGAGSLSPVNDVCGMDWISKAERQNRCKLASLYRLLDLYGYTHFTNAYVTVRVCREQDHVLILPQGLSFSEATAASLMKVNLIGQVVEHGSIELAVDDAAFKLHAAVYSARPDAKCVIHTHTPATAAISSMKCGILPISHEALLLGEVSYFTYHGDVDGGQEKAELQKALGPTAKVLVLRNHGLLAFGETIEEAFHYAYHSQQACEIQVCAVLCAGGAENLCVLDKECVKMSPSAGGEMENGEIRWRVGEAEFESLMRMMDNLGYRTGYTYRHPIVKMKPNHHNDVEIPATVTGVGRDEQETFPWNCVQLQGVRRDRGRMLWLNSPNSYTKIQDNMWTGGCKGTPIRIENPNQFVPLNTDPAEVVQKRNKIREQNRVDLMTAGPKSQLLANIVIDTPPGPAFIYDDEEEVASLPPNPFSQSETELQEYTQTIENKLNQSETDDVTDFDETTTTYGSTVSLSFSPLKSPERGDALSALLQSEQDEDDITLQVMEVSVTKEMEVSLTTTIADNIPDTESADGQSKNLEKKKKKFRTPSFLKMSKKKGRGKEREKEGERKTERDKDREREKQGERERDKEKEGDRER; from the exons atGAGTGTGAGCAGGGCGAACTCGCATGTTTTACCCCCGCGCAGCCTGGACCTTAAACACAACTACAACTCAGATGAACTACATTACCCACAATTCAGCACCAAACCACCTGACCTGAGACAGGAAATCAACATGATGGAGCAGAGGAAgagggtcacacacacactgcagagtccg ATGTTtaaggatgagttggagtgctTAGTGAGGGAGCAGAGTGTGAAGGGCAGTGGGATATTCACAATAAACCACATTGCTGACCTCATCCTCAACAACACTCTTACACATACATCAGCATACAGTTCCAAcg gtGCTGGTTCTCTTAGTCCAGTGAATGATGTGTGTGGGATGGACTGGATCTCTAAAGCTGAAAGACAGAACCGCTGCAAACTGGCCAGCCTCTACCGCCTGCTGGACCTGTACGGATACACACACTTCACCAACGCATACGTTact GTGCGCGTGTGCAGAGAACAGGATCATGTTTTGATTCTCCCTCAGGGTCTTTCCTTCTCTGAGGCAACAGCAGCCAGtttg ATGAAGGTGAATCTGATTGGTCAGGTGGTGGAGCATGGCTCGATAGAACTGGCTGTTGATGATGCAGCGTTTAAACTCCATGCTGCTGTTTACTCTGCTCGCCCTGATGCAAAGTgtgttatacacacacacacacctgctacCGCTGCT ATTTCTTCAATGAAATGTGGCATTTTGCCAATTTCCCATGAGGCTTTGCTGCTGGGGGAGGTGTCTTACTTCACATACCATGGTGATGTAGATGGCGGGCAAGAGAAGGCGGAGCTACAGAAGGCCCTAGGTCCCACCGCCAAG gtgTTAGTGTTAAGGAATCATGGCCTTCTGGCGTTTGGAGAAACAATTGAAGAAGCTTTTCATTACGCATACCACAGCCAGCAAGCATGTGAGatacag gtgtgtgctgtgctgtgtgcaGGTGGTGCTGAGAACCTGTGTGTCTTGGACAAAGAGTGTGTGAAGATGTCCCCATCTGCaggtggagagatggagaatggcGAAATCAGATGGAGGGTGGGGGAGGCGGAGTTTGAGTCTCTAATGAGGATGATGGACAACCTG GGTTACCGTACAGGTTACACCTACCGCCATCCCATAGTTAAAATGAAACCTAATCATCATAACGATGTGGAGATCCCAGCAACCGTTACTGGGGTAGGGCGGGACGAACAGGAAACGTTTCCATGGAACTGTGTCCAACTGCAGGGCGTGAGGCGGGACCGGGGGAGGATGCTGTGGCTCAACTCACCAAACAGCTACACCAAGATCCAGGACAacatg TGGACCGGTGGCTGCAAGGGCACCCCCATCAGAATCGAGAACCCCAACCAGTTTGTTCCATTGAACACGGACCCTGCGGAGGTTGTGCAGAAACGGAACAAG ATCCGAGAGCAGAACAGGGTGGACCTGATGACTGCAGGGCCGAAGTCACAGCTATTGGCTAATATTGTAATAGACACGCCCCCAGGACCT GCCTTCATctatgatgatgaggaggaggtggcCTCTCTGCCCCCAAATCCCTTCAGCCAGTCCGAGACTGAGTTACAGGAGTACACCCAGACCATAGAAAACAAACTCAATCAGTCag AGACTGATGATGTCACTGATTTTGatgaaacaacaacaacgtaCGGCTCGaccgtctctctctccttctccccccTGAAGAGTCCAGAGAGAGGAG acgCTCTGTCAGCTCTGCTGCAGAGTGAGCAGGATGAGGATGACATCACTCTGCAGGTCATGGAGGTCAGCGTTACTAAAGAGATGGAGGTTTCCCTAACAACCACCATTGCCGACAACATCCCCGACACTGAGTCTGCTGACGGACAATCAAAGAacctggaaaagaaaaagaagaaatttCGCACGCCCTCCTTCCTGAAAATGAGCAAAAAGAAAGGgcgaggaaaagagagagagaaagagggagagagaaagacagagagagataaagatagagagagagagaaacagggagagagagagagagataaagagaaagagggagatagagagagatag
- the add3b gene encoding adducin 3 (gamma) b isoform X2, whose translation MSVSRANSHVLPPRSLDLKHNYNSDELHYPQFSTKPPDLRQEINMMEQRKRVTHTLQSPMFKDELECLVREQSVKGSGIFTINHIADLILNNTLTHTSAYSSNGAGSLSPVNDVCGMDWISKAERQNRCKLASLYRLLDLYGYTHFTNAYVTVRVCREQDHVLILPQGLSFSEATAASLMKVNLIGQVVEHGSIELAVDDAAFKLHAAVYSARPDAKCVIHTHTPATAAISSMKCGILPISHEALLLGEVSYFTYHGDVDGGQEKAELQKALGPTAKVLVLRNHGLLAFGETIEEAFHYAYHSQQACEIQVCAVLCAGGAENLCVLDKECVKMSPSAGGEMENGEIRWRVGEAEFESLMRMMDNLWTGGCKGTPIRIENPNQFVPLNTDPAEVVQKRNKIREQNRVDLMTAGPKSQLLANIVIDTPPGPAFIYDDEEEVASLPPNPFSQSETELQEYTQTIENKLNQSETDDVTDFDETTTTYGSTVSLSFSPLKSPERGDALSALLQSEQDEDDITLQVMEVSVTKEMEVSLTTTIADNIPDTESADGQSKNLEKKKKKFRTPSFLKMSKKKGRGKEREKEGERKTERDKDREREKQGERERDKEKEGDRER comes from the exons atGAGTGTGAGCAGGGCGAACTCGCATGTTTTACCCCCGCGCAGCCTGGACCTTAAACACAACTACAACTCAGATGAACTACATTACCCACAATTCAGCACCAAACCACCTGACCTGAGACAGGAAATCAACATGATGGAGCAGAGGAAgagggtcacacacacactgcagagtccg ATGTTtaaggatgagttggagtgctTAGTGAGGGAGCAGAGTGTGAAGGGCAGTGGGATATTCACAATAAACCACATTGCTGACCTCATCCTCAACAACACTCTTACACATACATCAGCATACAGTTCCAAcg gtGCTGGTTCTCTTAGTCCAGTGAATGATGTGTGTGGGATGGACTGGATCTCTAAAGCTGAAAGACAGAACCGCTGCAAACTGGCCAGCCTCTACCGCCTGCTGGACCTGTACGGATACACACACTTCACCAACGCATACGTTact GTGCGCGTGTGCAGAGAACAGGATCATGTTTTGATTCTCCCTCAGGGTCTTTCCTTCTCTGAGGCAACAGCAGCCAGtttg ATGAAGGTGAATCTGATTGGTCAGGTGGTGGAGCATGGCTCGATAGAACTGGCTGTTGATGATGCAGCGTTTAAACTCCATGCTGCTGTTTACTCTGCTCGCCCTGATGCAAAGTgtgttatacacacacacacacctgctacCGCTGCT ATTTCTTCAATGAAATGTGGCATTTTGCCAATTTCCCATGAGGCTTTGCTGCTGGGGGAGGTGTCTTACTTCACATACCATGGTGATGTAGATGGCGGGCAAGAGAAGGCGGAGCTACAGAAGGCCCTAGGTCCCACCGCCAAG gtgTTAGTGTTAAGGAATCATGGCCTTCTGGCGTTTGGAGAAACAATTGAAGAAGCTTTTCATTACGCATACCACAGCCAGCAAGCATGTGAGatacag gtgtgtgctgtgctgtgtgcaGGTGGTGCTGAGAACCTGTGTGTCTTGGACAAAGAGTGTGTGAAGATGTCCCCATCTGCaggtggagagatggagaatggcGAAATCAGATGGAGGGTGGGGGAGGCGGAGTTTGAGTCTCTAATGAGGATGATGGACAACCTG TGGACCGGTGGCTGCAAGGGCACCCCCATCAGAATCGAGAACCCCAACCAGTTTGTTCCATTGAACACGGACCCTGCGGAGGTTGTGCAGAAACGGAACAAG ATCCGAGAGCAGAACAGGGTGGACCTGATGACTGCAGGGCCGAAGTCACAGCTATTGGCTAATATTGTAATAGACACGCCCCCAGGACCT GCCTTCATctatgatgatgaggaggaggtggcCTCTCTGCCCCCAAATCCCTTCAGCCAGTCCGAGACTGAGTTACAGGAGTACACCCAGACCATAGAAAACAAACTCAATCAGTCag AGACTGATGATGTCACTGATTTTGatgaaacaacaacaacgtaCGGCTCGaccgtctctctctccttctccccccTGAAGAGTCCAGAGAGAGGAG acgCTCTGTCAGCTCTGCTGCAGAGTGAGCAGGATGAGGATGACATCACTCTGCAGGTCATGGAGGTCAGCGTTACTAAAGAGATGGAGGTTTCCCTAACAACCACCATTGCCGACAACATCCCCGACACTGAGTCTGCTGACGGACAATCAAAGAacctggaaaagaaaaagaagaaatttCGCACGCCCTCCTTCCTGAAAATGAGCAAAAAGAAAGGgcgaggaaaagagagagagaaagagggagagagaaagacagagagagataaagatagagagagagagaaacagggagagagagagagagataaagagaaagagggagatagagagagatag
- the smndc1 gene encoding survival of motor neuron-related-splicing factor 30 — MSEDLVKQLSSYRAQLQQVEAALSTDPDNEDLLKLQKDLQEVIELTKDLLTSQPAEGVANANSSDAAPPKSSWRVGDHCMSVWSQDGQLYEAEIEEIDVENGTAAITFLGYGNAEVVPLHALRPAEQGKTSKDEGTKPKSKKELLAEQREYKKKKAQKKVQRLKELEQEREDQKSKWQQFNNKAYSKNKKGQVKRSIFASPESVNGKVGVGTCGIADKPMTQYHDTSKYNVRHLMPQ, encoded by the exons ATGTCGGAGGATTTGGTGAAGCAGTTGAGCAGTTATAGGGCTCAGCTCCAGCAGGTCGAAGCGGCGCTCTCCACCGACCCTGACAATGAGGACCTACTCAAACTGCAGAAGGACCTGCAG gaGGTGATCGAGCTGACTAAAGATCTTTTGACGTCTCAGCCAGCAGAGGGagttgctaatgctaacagtTCAGATGCAGCTCCCCCCAAAAGCAGCTGGAGGGTGGGAGATCACTGCATGTCTGTTTGGAGTCAAGATGGACA GCTGTATGAGGCAGAGATTGAGGAGATTGATGTGGAAAACGGAACAGCCGCCATAACGTTTCTCGGATATGGGAATGCTGAGGTGGTTCCACTGCACGCACTCCGACCGGCCGAACAGGGCAAGACCAGCAAAGACGAGGGAACCAAGCCTAAATCCAA GAAGGAGCTGCTCGCGGAGCAGAGAGAGTATAAGAAGAAGAAAGCTCAGAAGAAGGTTCAGCGTCTGAAGGAGTTGGAGCAGGAGAGAGAAGATCAGAAGTCTAAATGGCAGCAGTTCAACAACAAAGCCTACTCTAAAAACAAGAAAGGACAG gtaaAGCGCAGTATATTTGCCTCTCCGGAGAGTGTGAATGGTAAAGTCGGAGTGGGGACGTGTGGAATAGCGGACAAGCCGATGACCCAGTATCACGATACGTCCAAATACAACGTCAGGCACCTCATGCCCCAgtga
- the mgmt gene encoding methylated-DNA--protein-cysteine methyltransferase isoform X2, protein MIKHSSKCVLQSVFLQSPIGQLQLSGCEKGIHTVTITKETEHSAVTCDDGGVCAELQRCVSWLQSYFSSAQSVTSLPPPPIHHPLLQTDSFSACVLRILQDQVPVGRTVSYRQLAEMAGNVQAVPLLIPCHRVLCSSGAIGGFMGGKGTEMKLWLLQHEGWEPQLRTADGN, encoded by the exons ATGATCAAACACAG ctcaAAGTGTGTGTTGCAGTCTGTTTTTCTTCAGTCGCCCATCGGACAGCTTCAGCTGAGCGGCTGTGAGAAAGGAATACACACCGTCACCATCACCAAGGAAACAGAGCACAG tgcagtAACCTGTGATGATGGGGGTGTGTGTGCGGAGCTGCAGAGGTGTGTGTCCTGGCTGCAGAGTTACTTCAGCTCCGCTCAGTCAGTGACGtcattgcccccccccccaatacacCACCCTTTACTGCAGACAG actcATTCAGTGCATGTGTGTTGCGAATACTGCAGGATCAGGTCCCTGTAGGTCGAACCGTGTCCTACAGACAGCTGGCTGAAATGGCGGGAAACGTGCAGGCA GTTCCTCTGCTCATTCCGTGTCACCGTGTGCTGTGTAGCTCCGGGGCGATCGGTGGGTTTATGGGAGGAAAAGGAACAGAGATGAAGCTCTGGCTGCTGCAGCACGAGGGCTGGGAGCCACAGCTACGGACAGCTGATGGAAACTAA
- the mgmt gene encoding methylated-DNA--protein-cysteine methyltransferase isoform X1: MIKHSSKCVLQSVFLQSPIGQLQLSGCEKGIHTVTITKETEHSAVTCDDGGVCAELQRCVSWLQSYFSSAQSVTSLPPPPIHHPLLQTDSFSACVLRILQDQVPVGRTVSYRQLAEMAGNVQAVRAVGGAMRRNPVPLLIPCHRVLCSSGAIGGFMGGKGTEMKLWLLQHEGWEPQLRTADGN; encoded by the exons ATGATCAAACACAG ctcaAAGTGTGTGTTGCAGTCTGTTTTTCTTCAGTCGCCCATCGGACAGCTTCAGCTGAGCGGCTGTGAGAAAGGAATACACACCGTCACCATCACCAAGGAAACAGAGCACAG tgcagtAACCTGTGATGATGGGGGTGTGTGTGCGGAGCTGCAGAGGTGTGTGTCCTGGCTGCAGAGTTACTTCAGCTCCGCTCAGTCAGTGACGtcattgcccccccccccaatacacCACCCTTTACTGCAGACAG actcATTCAGTGCATGTGTGTTGCGAATACTGCAGGATCAGGTCCCTGTAGGTCGAACCGTGTCCTACAGACAGCTGGCTGAAATGGCGGGAAACGTGCAGGCAGTAAGAGCTGTGGGTGGAGCTATGAGGAGGAATCCG GTTCCTCTGCTCATTCCGTGTCACCGTGTGCTGTGTAGCTCCGGGGCGATCGGTGGGTTTATGGGAGGAAAAGGAACAGAGATGAAGCTCTGGCTGCTGCAGCACGAGGGCTGGGAGCCACAGCTACGGACAGCTGATGGAAACTAA